In the Triticum urartu cultivar G1812 unplaced genomic scaffold, Tu2.1 TuUngrouped_contig_949, whole genome shotgun sequence genome, one interval contains:
- the LOC125532251 gene encoding receptor like protein 21-like, giving the protein MAIRKNRGAEQHAEISTLVALKSLNLSWNNFKGNIPENIGALIQVESLDLSHNELSGEIPSSLSALTSLSRLNLSYNNLGGKIPTGNQLQTLEDQASIYVGNPSLCGPPLSRRCPHPEPIPGENDGDASDDLVSFFLAMGSGYVMGLWVVFCTFLFKRRWRVLWYLLCDSLYDWVYVHVAVTWSSFRGKING; this is encoded by the coding sequence AAATCAGTACTCTTGTCGCATTGAAGAGCCTGAACTTATCATGGAACAACTTCAAGGGAAATATACCTGAGAATATTGGAGCCTTAATTCAAGTGGAATCACTCGACCTATCACACAATGAGCTGTCCGGCGAAATCCCTTCAAGCTTGTCGGCTCTCACATCATTGAGTCGCCTGAACCTGTCCTACAACAATCTGGGAGGAAAGATACCAACTGGAAATCAACTGCAAACACTTGAAGACCAAGCATCTATTTATGTTGGCAACCCAAGTCTCTGCGGGCCTCCTCTCTCTCGGAGATGTCCACATCCCGAGCCAATTCCAGGAGAAAACGACGGAGATGCAAGCGATGACTTGGTTTCGTTTTTCCTCGCCATGGGCTCTGGATATGTGATGGGTCTCTGGGTGGTCTTCTGTACCTTCTTATTCAAGAGGAGATGGAGAGTTTTGTGGTACTTGCTCTGTGACAGCCTGTATGATTGGGTTTATGTGCATGTGGCTGTTACCTGGAGTTCCTTTAGAGGTAAAATCAATGGGTAG